The Dysidea avara chromosome 11, odDysAvar1.4, whole genome shotgun sequence genome includes the window aaatatacTCTGAGAAACCCTGAAATTCAACACTCTACATCATTTCCAACAGTGAAGTTCCTTGTCACATTAATAAAATCTgttaatacaaaaatatttgCTTCTATTAGGGTAAAGGACCAGACATTGTAATATTATAAAATCTCTAAACTGAATGTGAGgttatatatagctagtctGCATACAGTTTTTAGTCAATGGGAATAGTCCTACTGTATTTATATCACTTGGAACTTTGGGTGGCCAAGTTGATGTAGATGAATCTTCGATGTACTTAATTGTAGTTAGAAATCTGATTTGAATGTTCATTGTGTCATTCCATATCTGTCAATGGATTCATGTCTGTATGGTAGTGTACTGATTCATACATGAAATACCCAGCTTGAAATATTGTGCAGGTTACATGCATGTACCATGCAACCTCCATGCATGTTTACTGTAACATGCAGGCATGGGgtcaagtacatgagtacttatacttaagtacacttaagtacagatttgaaagtacttgtactttacttaaatactttcttaaattccccaatgtacttgtacttatactcaagtactttgctaagtacttgtgtgtacttgagtacttaaagtacttgtaagtactgcaaacattgtacatagtttgtacacagtgggtgtacaatgagaatatcaaaattgtatgaaggtgcagtttacaacttcttgcgattcttctaatgccttccccaaccttactgTGTATAATGTTGCCATGATTAACGATGTCGCCAATGCTGTTGTTCAAGTCAGTGcgttttaagagtttaagagagagaatagttgacaaaaactaacccccctaggcacacttacatactacaatacactgaatacagcatatatttactacagcaaaatgtacttgtactttacttaagtacttccaacatgtacttgtactttacttaagtactctcttgattgctgctggagtacttgtacttgtacttggaaaattcaaaagtacttgtactttacttaagtacttttaaatgtacttggccccatgtctggtaaCATGATATGTGTGTGAGGTGCATGTATCATGCAACATGTATGTTACAGTGAGGGGACATTCATGTACCATGCATACAATGACCATCTTCCAGTGCCATGCATGTAGCATGCATAGTACATGCATGTTGATTCTACAATGAAAACTGACACTTGGTCAttagattataaatacaaattgaAACTTTATATGATAGTGAGGAATGGTTTGGTAAGACAAagctgttgtgtgtgtatgactGTTGTAGGTGTTCCAAAGTAGTCAGCAATGCTTCACATAGTAGGGTGGTAGCCATTAGATACAGCAGTAACCATAGTAACAACATACACCATGCACGTTACATGCATGCCACTTTTTGGTATCAGTACATGTTATGACATGCATGtcaacacaaacatgtacatgtaggaAAAGTGTCCGAAATCCATGCAAATCCATGCAAATCCATGGTATGTGAACACTAATAGTATGCATGTTTAGGAGATCCTGTAGGTTGCGTGTAATATGCATGGTAAATATTTCGAGCTGGGTGTATAACAATCTGTTGAGTTCTGAGccattaaaatatttattaGCTGCTGGGAGCTGTGTCCCCAAACCCCCACATCTGGCCATCGGAAACCTTTAAAAATCCTGGATATCCACTACTAATTCCAGTGTTAAGGTTTCTTAAATATCTAAATTAATGATACGTTTCAAGCAAATTTCTATCTTAGAGGGATTCACTAAAATAGAACACCTCCAAATGTTATACCGAATTTACTAAATTTTGTTTTGCTAATATATATTGATTGCACTTGCTTGTATTCTTCACTAGATGGTCAGTGGGTGACACCATCAGATCCAGTATACCACTGGCAGAGTAGCACTCAGTTATCATCAAATAGTATGGATAAGGTAGAGAGAACGGAAGATGGACGAGTCTATTCCATTCTGCCGGCCGAGAACTATAATCTGATGCACACTAAATGGGAAGATGACATAATCTGGGATCCTGATGTGAGCAAATCTGTATTCCATGACAATGTGGATATTGGAATGGGTTTTGTTATTAGGAAATGACTCACATTCCATATCCCAAACCACTCCAAATTGACTACTTTGATCCTAACATTGTAGTGAGCGTGTTTGAAGAGCCAGAAAGTTTAGACTCAGCTGAAAAAGAAGGAAGAAAAGTAAAGTAGTTTTGTGTTACCCTCACACTATAATCCCACATCACAGGATACCAAAGGACGATCAAAGTCATCAGGAGCTAAGTCAAGTCACGGAGATAGCAGTCAAGTAAGTACAGTAATCATATGTACATTGAAGTCattctatataatattattgttagaTGTTGTCATTGCATCAGCAGAAGAACATGTTCAATATCTCTCATGATGAGTATTATAATCCTCGCCACACTGCTGGTGATAATGTTATGGCAGGTACTGGACAAATAGTACAGGTACGTATGTACGTAGATAGTGTTGAAGTTTTGAGAGTGGTATTTCTTCTAGCACTCCATTCCAGCTTGCCAGCTACACCCCCTGTGGTTCCCCACACACTATAAGACACATCACCTTCGAAACTTTCACCGTCCAAAGTTTGGTCGTCTGGTTGACCAGAACACAGAATCATGTCCCATATACAACCTTGTCAAACACATTTCTCGTAAAGAGAAGGTACATTAGTAAAGAACCTTTTGTGTGGATGTTGTCTACTTGTGTTTACAGGCTCGTGAGAGAGAGGTGATCAATTCCGGAGGAGGGGAGGTGTTCTTTATGAGAACATCTGAAGATTTGAGTGCATGTGatggtcatgtgatcttgtgtGAGTATTCTGAGGAGTTCCCTCCTCATCTCATGAACATTGGCATGGCAACCAAGATCAGAAATTATTATAAAAGACCAGAAGTATGCAAaagttgtttgtgtgtgtgtgtgtgtgcgtgcgtgcgtgcgtgcgtgcgtgcgtgcgtgcgtgcgtgcgtgcgtgcgtgcgtgcgtgcgtgtgttgaAAAGTCCTGGGTTCAATTCCCTGATTGCTACTGTGTATAGTTTTATTGAGCAATAAACTTTACTCACATACGGTATTCATTAGTACCTACTATTGACTAGAAAACCAAATTCCAACTGCCCAGTTTgcgttgttttttttgtataatGGGTAAAATATAGTTTTATCCCAGGAGTATTCACTTGTATTAGCTCTTAAAAAACCAAGTGATGTAGCAGTGTTTTAACTGAGTGGGCTTAGTCATGTTTATGGTAGCTGAAGGCTTTGTTTTGTGTGTACTAAATGTGTGAGTAAAATCATATTTTGTGTGTTGTAGCGTCAAGTAAAGGATCATGCTCCGACAATGAAATACGGAGACACCACTTATGTGCAGAACAAAATTGGTTATCTACTAGGAAACTTAAAATCTGGACAAGTATTGCAGTGTTTTGACAACAACTTGTTCCGATCTCCCATCTACCACCACTTGGTACCTGAAACAGACTTCCTTGTTGTCAAAGCTGAAGACAAGTGAGTGTTGCACACTATATATCCATTAAATGGAAGAGCAAATCTTATGACATGTTTTTGCTGCTTACAGGTTATTCATTCGAGAGGTGGAAGACGTATTCACTGTAGGACAACAATGTCCTAAGGTAGTTATTCCTGGACCCAACTCCAAAGCAGACAAAGAATTTCAAAAGAACTATCTATCAGTAAGGACACCAATCATACAGGAACGTACTGTACTCCACAATGTGTAGGTGTTCCTGTACCGACTGTTTATTGAGAGTGAAGAATCTGATGATCCACTGATGGAACCTCATACTATTAAAATGGAGTGGGTACGACAAGCTTTTCCTAACTTGCATGAAAATGGTGTTCGCAAGCGTTTGAAGTTGATGGCTGACTTTCAACGAGTTGGTATGAACTAATTAACATGTACAAccaaatacatacataaactCCTCATGTCATCTTTGTATAAATGGATGTTGAATATGGTCAGAAGATAGTTGTTCAATTGCTGGTGACAAACATTGATGTTGTTAAAGTAAATTATGCTAtgagagtacataatatttacgaaAGCCTTTACCACCACCATGCCTAATTTTGGACATAATAGGCCAATAAAAGTATTGAACATAATGTGTACAGAATTGGACACTATTGAGCAACACCTTTGCAAATATGATTTGTTGATAAAGCTACTTAAgtgaaaatactctaatagaacaatcactgtcAAGTAATATATCCTAAAAGAATAGTCACACATATTTTTACTCTGAACATTCACTATTATCCAGATACTTACTACATTATCAGGTTCTGAGAGTGGTTGTTGGATATTACGTCGTGACATAAGGTTACCATCAGAGGAAGAATTACGTTCTATGATAACACCCGAGCAAGTGTGCTGTTGGGCTAGTATGTTGGCAGCTGAGCAGCGGCTGAAGGTAACAGTGATGAAGATTTTGCTTATATTTGTATATAACTGCAATGTTAAAGGATGCAGGCTATGGAGGTAAATCTCTGTTTgctgaagaagatgaagaagatgatgggAAACTTGATGATGAGGTATTATATATTCTTACCTCTCCTTTGTGTACATTTTATAGACCTGAATGTAATTCTATTAGATTCTTTGTGCTCCATGGAACACAACAAAAGCTTTCGTAGAAGCAATAAAGGGCAAACACCAATTACAAGTAACTGGCCCAACTGATCCTACTGGCAGTGGAGAAGGGTTCTCTTATACTAAAATGCCCAAGGTCACTTCTGGGAAGGTTTGTTCCACCATTttaacaagagtacataataaaaatattaaggGTTAATATTttaattatgtactcttgattttAATAATTAACAGTATTATGTTTGAATTATTATAGGAAGATTCAGTTTCAATGCCTTCAAAGAAATCTGGTACAGATGCTGACTTGCGTAAGCTGAAGCTGAAACATGCAAAGAATGTTCTGCGAGACTTTGGAGTATCTGAGGAAGAAATAGGAAAGATGAAACGATGGCAAGTGATTGATATGGTCAGAACGATGTCTACAGAAGCAGCAAAAGCTGGAGGGGGTGGGGCTGTGTACTACTGCAGGAGTAGCCATTCATATGCATGTTTTACATCTAGGTGTATCATACAAGTTTGCAAGAGGTGGCAGGTTCAGCCAATTAGAAGCGCAGGAGAGACACCAACAAGAATGCCAACGTATTTTTAACCTACAAAACCAGTAAGGAGATAGTTACAGGAGAGACCTTTGTTTTGTGGCTGTTATATTAGAATGGTTTGTtgggtagttttttttttttattattattattattcccaATGGAGAGACTGTTTTGTGTGTTTCTACatatattaaattttaaatCATTTAAAAGCTTGTGACCTGATACATTCCTGCAGGATATTGTGCTCTAAAGAAGTGTTGTCAACGGATGATGAGAGTAGCAGTGGTGGGGAGAGTGACGATGAATTGGGGAAGAACTTAGAGAACATGTTACATGGTAACACCCGACACAAACAGTTCTCTCAGGAACAAGAAGAACAAGAGAGAGAAGAATTAAGAAAGATGTTATCTGAGGATAAGAAGGTACAAGAAATGTGTAATTCTCTGTTTGTTATGCAAATAAAAAATGTTTTCTACAGCCCAGTTCTTCACGAGTGGCATCCCCAGCTGTGGTAGATGAAGACACATCATCTGTAAAAAGTTTTGCATCTTCTTCTGTAAGACTGTTTTGTATGTTATGGCTATTTAAATTTAGTGTTTCAGGTTGGCAATAAGCTTGTTATTTCACGTACATTCAATGTAGAAGACAGAGAATTTGTCCGTACAGAGGTGGTCACTAATCCAGCTGTTATTGATGCCTACATGAAAATTGCTGGGAACAAACAACTAAAGTATTTGTTTTAATGTGTACATACCACTTGTTTATTTGTGTTATGAGTTTAGGTCAATGTTTGCTGGGCAAGATGAGCAAGCACGAGAAAACATGCGGAGAGAGAAGCGGCGCATACAAGATCGACTACGCAGACTGAAAAAAGAAAAAGTCACAAAGAAGCCTAAGAAAGAAAAACCGAAATCAGCAGCAGCTATCAAAGTAATGAAAACTCGTATATATTTAAATTCAGTTTCCGTTGTTACAGATGAAATGTGGGGCTTGCGGTCAACTGGGGCATATGAAGACTAACAAGAACTGTCCAATGTTTGTCAAAGATCCTTCAACTATTGTGGACACTACTCCCACTACCTACAAGATTGCCATGACAGCAGAAGAGGAGGCAGCTCAACAAGAAAGTCTTCTATCACAAGATGAGCTAATCACTAAAGTGGAAGGAACAAAGATATCATTTGGGAAAGCATTGATTGATCAGTAAGTTTCACACTACACTCACATTTTCAGATTTACTTATAGATATGTAATGTGGGCAATATGTGCATGGATAATGTTTTGTGTAATGTGGGCAGTATGTGCATGTTGTAAAATAAGCTGTTATATTGTAACAGGATCTGAGCTGTCACAAAtaatataccctaataaaacagtcaatatGCCAATATGGTAGAATATACGCATGCAAGCATATGATATATCAATCTCTCTTTCTCTTAGTGCCAATGATATGAGGAAGAAAGCACTGCTACTGAGGTTTCCCACCAAAGACAAGTTAAAGAGAACAGGTCGTCAAGCTGACATGGACTATTTAACAGAAGTATGACAAACTTTTttaatgatcatgtgatcatgacACACCTACTAGGGTCCAGTAAAGCAAGCCAAAAGACGTCGGACCAGTCCTGAAGTTTTGTTGGCAACAGTTCTGGATGAGATATGGACCAAATTGAGGTCAATGCCTGAAGTAAGGCAGACACTATTCTTGTACATGTCATGTTAGTTCTATCCTTAGTCAATAGCATTCCATAAACCAGTCAACTCTAAAGCTGTTCCAGACTATTACAGTGTCATTAAATTTCCTATGGACCTACAAACAATGAAAAATGTTAGGAAATTGTTTTCATTTACTAACAACAGCTACAATGAGATATTTTTCTTTGTGTACTGTAGTACTTGAAGACACACTATTACTCATCTCGTGAACAATTTCTGGAGCATTTTAATTTGATTGTAACTAACTGCATCACTTACAATGGTTAGTGTTGTCACCATCTGTTACCATGTGAACCCCCACCCCTCTTATGGTACAGGATTTGAACATGAACTAACACAAAATGCTCAGCGACTGCTGGAGGTCTGCACTAGAGAGATCAAAATTGTATGACAGTTATTATAAGGAGCATGTTATAGCTGTTGGTTTTTTTACAGCGTGAGGAAGAATTAGCAGTGATTGAAAAGCAGATAAATCCAGCATTGGACAACAATGCTCATGTAAGAGACCAGCTCTAGAATTTAGCCTGCCCACCAGTAATCACTTATATGTAGAAGCCCTGTATTTCTTATAGTCTGTTGACCCAGGTGATAATTTGTTACTTTTTATAGTTAATGGCTTTGTCACTGatggtatgcatgcatgtgtgtggcaATGTAGAGTGTGATGGCATCAAAGATTTCTATTGAACTACACTGGTAGAGCAATTGTATGAGTATTTGGTTTGTACATTTGATAACTGAGGTTCCTCTATATATGGTTACATTAGAGCCAGTATTTAACTTAAATGTGTCATTTCTTTAGGTGGCTCTATCCTATCGACTGGAAACAGTTGTGAATAGGATAAAAAATGTTCCTAGTGTAAGTTATGCACTTTGCATGTAGGGTTAAATTATTACAATGTCGGATTGATCAGCAATTTTAGCATTAGATTACCATATAATTATGGTTCATTTTTGCAATATGAATGCTATAGGCACCTACGTATCCATGTGAACTACACATGTGCAACACAAAATCCattttagtttttgttttatacGTTAGTCAGCTCCATTTCATCATCCTGTGTCTGAGAAAAAACTACCTAACTACCACCAAATCATCTCAACTCCAATGGACCTGGAAACAATGAGAAAGGTAGTAGATATTAACTCTTCATATGTGAGTGAATATGACATTACTGTCCTGTGCTCTTGTAGAAGTGTAAGAAACATGCGTACCGAAGTAGGGAAGAATTTCTGGCTGATATCACCCAAATAGTCCAAAACAGTGCCAAATACAATGGTACAATGTGATACTGTTTAACACCGAGTTGTTTAAATATTTATATCAGGGCCAGACAGCTTCTTCACTAAAGTTACCGAATCAATGAAAGAAGTTAGCATGGAAGCTCTCAATGAGGTTGGTTGGAATGTTACATtgtcatttaaaaaaaatttttatttgcAATATTTACAGAATGCTGTAGAGTTTGACCAACTTGAGGGTAAAATACTTCTAGCGTCTCAGCAACTAGCTGAGGGACAAGATGATGATTCACTTTTGCCTGGTAATAGCTCCATGTCTGTCACTACCGGGACAGTAGGTGGTGATGGTGAAGACTCAATGGATATTGACGTGGGAGGAATGGATATGCTATTAGAGGACCTGCGTACATCTCCGCAGCACTCAAGCGATGACAGTTTAGAGAGTGATGATTCGGATGATGAGCTATCTGCTGTTGGTACTCCTTCTTCACTTCCTATGGAAACTGCTTCACAGTCAATGAACCAAAGTTCATTATCTCAACCATCACCAGATGAAACTTCCAGTAGTAGTGACAGTAGCAGTAGTGAAGAAGAAGAAAGTGAACTAGAGGATGACtagtaccaagagtatataatggagagcccattatatactcttgctagtACTGATTGTATATAAGATACATGTCCTTCCCAACAACAATGAAATTCAGTACTAATTTCAAAGTACTGGTACAATATATGATGCATGTGCATGCCTAATGTCTggtactatgttcaccagaatAAAATAAGACTAGTGACATCTCCTAGCTCTAAAAATTTTAAGAAACTGGAAATTTTGACAAGAAAGGTTTACGAATTATATAATCATCAACTTTTAATTCATAAGTGTAAGTGTTTATTTCAATTCGTCAAACAAAGCTGATGAAATGAGGATTTGTCAACTTTTCTttccatcaaaatttcctgtcatatgATAGATGTACTCACAGTTTACTATGTAAGTAGTTATCATAAACACCATAAAAATGCAAACACTACTATGTACCACACTACATACAGAAGCCAAGTGGTGCATGTAAATTATACAATTCGGTCATGggaaaaataattttaatgttGATTTTACATATATAATACTGGCTGTCATATATTACCTAGGTTTTGAATCAACAGCAGAAACTGCACAAAATTTTCCTCCGCCAATAGTGATCTGTGTATTTTGTGCACTTTAAAAATTAGCACTTATAcaatacaaaataatataatcACACTATGATTATGGTGAGGTTAGTGGAGTACGTGAATTAGCTTCATAGACTTCCTCCTCTGACTCATCACTAACTGGTAAATCAGGTCTGACCTGTATACCTGGTTCTTCTGGGCTACTTCTTACACAATGACGCCCCATAGGATAATCACAGCCATCACCTAGACTACAGTAACCATTACAACACATGCAGTTGGCAACATTATTATACCTGCTGCTTATTGGTAGGAATCCTATTAATAAGTTAGTGCCAAAGATTTGTTGCAAGTTCCTTCTCCAGCCAAGGTCATAAGCGTTGGAACAATTCCGTCTGAAGACAAAACGTGGTGCTCGCCCACTCTCTATATATTTCAGTATATATGGAACTCACAAAACTACATGGACTAACCTAATGTCGTTCTGTTCTTTAGAACTAGATATATGTGAAACACAAACAGAAATCCTGCTCCGCAAGTAAATACCAAACACATGAAAAAGAGAAAGACAGTGTTGAAACGAACCCAGGAGACATCAAAGTCACCATTAGAGTGGTGCTCCTATGAAAAACACATGAAGTATTTAAGCAGTTTTATATACACTAAACATTTATCTTACCCATGCACGTAGCACATCGTACAGAGAACTAAAGCCAATGTAGAGACAGAGAACAATTGTGTAGAATAAAAACAGAAAAAAGAACTTGTAGTTTGAAAATCCCACACAGTTATTGATCCTATAAGTAAGCACAAATTAGTGTTACATTACAGTGAGGGGGGAGGCAGTACCATGGACAGTGATGATCCATCTTGAGTACACACCGGCCACACAGCGAACAATGGTGACAGCGATCTGGCTTGATTAAGTGACAACGACTACAATATCGTATACCACCTAGAAACACCATAACAAACCCAACAACTTCATCTCAAATTGTGTACCATATTGGTTTAGCATTAGTACAGGTACAGGTAGATCTTTAACTATTGCTTGTAAATATTCATTTTCACTCTCCTATTTAAAAAGTGACACAAGATGAATGGATACTAGTGAGAGCAGCTTGTTGGACTAACCGCATCATCTAATTGCCGCAGCTGTTCTTGTGTTAGATGAAGCTGTGCAAAATATCAAACCATATAGTATATGTACGTATAGGCAAAGGAAAGTGCAAacaaagtacacacacacacacgtgcaagCATGGAAAAAGATAATGAAATCAACTAACCTTTTTAGGCACTGGGCTGTGTTTTGTTACAACTGCTTTTATAAAGGATGTGTATTGTAGGAATAGTACAATGTGTCCAATCAACAGTAGTACAACTGGTTGTGGTCATCATCAAGCATACAGAATACCTCACAATAAACAATAACTCACTTCTTAATAATAAAGGCTTTTCTAACATATCTagtcaagaaaaagaaaaaaaattagaaAAAGTGATGGTCCAAGTTGTATACCGACTTCTATATATTACCTCCCTCTCCAGCAGATGTTATGTTGATGAGGTAGACATACACATAGTAGCCCCACATTAAGGCCAATGTCACAATTACTAGTGGCAGCCAGAATAGACAGTGTACACAGCTAAACACCAGCCACACGCAAGTCTTCACCACACCGGCCATGCTAAGGAATTAAACAAATACCATAAAAAAATTCACTACTGTTGTACTCTTACCCCATAAAAAGAGAAAACTGTCTGAAAATCTAACAGACAAGAAAACAAGATTAACACACACATAGATGGGTTCCCAtccaaatagaaaatttttattTTCAGATTGAAAAATGATATCTACACTAGTACAACAACATGTATAGGAGACAGATATTAGATCAGTCTAGTATGGCTGTGACTTATGGGAAACACATCTTAATCATTACACATGGTAACCAACTATTAGAATACATATGTGAATCACTACATACTCTCAATAAGAAGTTCCACTTACAGTTGACTCATGTACTGGCAAAGACTAACTGAATTCACAAAATTGTTCCCTAAATG containing:
- the LOC136238010 gene encoding transcription initiation factor TFIID subunit 1-like gives rise to the protein MDLTGFMFGNINEQGELENNELLDKNSCAYLSRLGIAQEFTGIEEEDVVKEDESFTRVVSASRDDYDDDEADATDYADIDEMAEDEEQKEKHYQLGVKYIDKKTILTEDDDYDEGGSNATPTVSSTTSSSSTSIATTSLAIATDQSSHDPASPAQGYIDHSVKDNMSEAQKREQLISVVQQLFPLYKPDSWLRCSVLFPPKPSSLPRPWQDCKKPHKRKKQTECSSPKRLRFGKIPPPEMCLSDDEEKLAASSHATSGEQISVVNEKKSSKSTRTISASHWRHGPAKLWYDQLGVAEDGRGFDYGFKLKEKSEQKPQSPGDEDDEGKPPSVIEDQLPLERYSMLATSTWEDNIIWDCPPHTGPMKFAIDGQWVTPSDPVYHWQSSTQLSSNSMDKVERTEDGRVYSILPAENYNLMHTKWEDDIIWDPDEMTHIPYPKPLQIDYFDPNIVVSVFEEPESLDSAEKEGRKDTKGRSKSSGAKSSHGDSSQMLSLHQQKNMFNISHDEYYNPRHTAGDNVMAGTGQIVQHSIPACQLHPLWFPTHYKTHHLRNFHRPKFGRLVDQNTESCPIYNLVKHISRKEKAREREVINSGGGEVFFMRTSEDLSACDGHVILCEYSEEFPPHLMNIGMATKIRNYYKRPERQVKDHAPTMKYGDTTYVQNKIGYLLGNLKSGQVLQCFDNNLFRSPIYHHLVPETDFLVVKAEDKLFIREVEDVFTVGQQCPKVVIPGPNSKADKEFQKNYLSVFLYRLFIESEESDDPLMEPHTIKMEWVRQAFPNLHENGVRKRLKLMADFQRVGSESGCWILRRDIRLPSEEELRSMITPEQVCCWASMLAAEQRLKDAGYGGKSLFAEEDEEDDGKLDDEILCAPWNTTKAFVEAIKGKHQLQVTGPTDPTGSGEGFSYTKMPKVTSGKEDSVSMPSKKSGTDADLRKLKLKHAKNVLRDFGVSEEEIGKMKRWQVIDMVRTMSTEAAKAGGGVSYKFARGGRFSQLEAQERHQQECQRIFNLQNQILCSKEVLSTDDESSSGGESDDELGKNLENMLHGNTRHKQFSQEQEEQEREELRKMLSEDKKPSSSRVASPAVVDEDTSSVKSFASSSVGNKLVISRTFNVEDREFVRTEVVTNPAVIDAYMKIAGNKQLKSMFAGQDEQARENMRREKRRIQDRLRRLKKEKVTKKPKKEKPKSAAAIKMKCGACGQLGHMKTNKNCPMFVKDPSTIVDTTPTTYKIAMTAEEEAAQQESLLSQDELITKVEGTKISFGKALIDHANDMRKKALLLRFPTKDKLKRTGRQADMDYLTEGPVKQAKRRRTSPEVLLATVLDEIWTKLRSMPESIAFHKPVNSKAVPDYYSVIKFPMDLQTMKNYLKTHYYSSREQFLEHFNLIVTNCITYNGFEHELTQNAQRLLEVCTREIKIREEELAVIEKQINPALDNNAHVALSYRLETVVNRIKNVPSSAPFHHPVSEKKLPNYHQIISTPMDLETMRKKCKKHAYRSREEFLADITQIVQNSAKYNGPDSFFTKVTESMKEVSMEALNENAVEFDQLEGKILLASQQLAEGQDDDSLLPGNSSMSVTTGTVGGDGEDSMDIDVGGMDMLLEDLRTSPQHSSDDSLESDDSDDELSAVGTPSSLPMETASQSMNQSSLSQPSPDETSSSSDSSSSEEEESELEDD
- the LOC136238011 gene encoding palmitoyltransferase ZDHHC2-like isoform X2; translated protein: MAGVVKTCVWLVFSCVHCLFWLPLVIVTLALMWGYYVYVYLINITSAGEGDMLEKPLLLRIVLLLIGHIVLFLQYTSFIKAVVTKHSPVPKKLHLTQEQLRQLDDAESENEYLQAIVKDLPVPVLMLNQYGGIRYCSRCHLIKPDRCHHCSLCGRCVLKMDHHCPWINNCVGFSNYKFFFLFLFYTIVLCLYIGFSSLYDVLRAWEHHSNGDFDVSWVRFNTVFLFFMCLVFTCGAGFLFVFHIYLVLKNRTTLESGRAPRFVFRRNCSNAYDLGWRRNLQQIFGTNLLIGFLPISSSLGDGCDYPMGRHCVRSSPEEPGIQVRPDLPVSDESEEEVYEANSRTPLTSP
- the LOC136238011 gene encoding palmitoyltransferase ZDHHC2-like isoform X1 → MGMAGVVKTCVWLVFSCVHCLFWLPLVIVTLALMWGYYVYVYLINITSAGEGDMLEKPLLLRIVLLLIGHIVLFLQYTSFIKAVVTKHSPVPKKLHLTQEQLRQLDDAESENEYLQAIVKDLPVPVLMLNQYGGIRYCSRCHLIKPDRCHHCSLCGRCVLKMDHHCPWINNCVGFSNYKFFFLFLFYTIVLCLYIGFSSLYDVLRAWEHHSNGDFDVSWVRFNTVFLFFMCLVFTCGAGFLFVFHIYLVLKNRTTLESGRAPRFVFRRNCSNAYDLGWRRNLQQIFGTNLLIGFLPISSSLGDGCDYPMGRHCVRSSPEEPGIQVRPDLPVSDESEEEVYEANSRTPLTSP